In a single window of the Amycolatopsis sp. cg5 genome:
- a CDS encoding nitroreductase family protein, translating into MVTPEELLTTTRTVRKRLDLDRPVPLELIRTALDIALQAPSGSNTQKWQWLVITDADQRAALGKVYQRSCREYLDSSNAAGKLFADDPERSKVQQRVGSSVEYLADKMGDVPVLVIPCLQTGSAELPAGNQAGMWASLLPAVWSYMLACRAFTLGTAYTTLHLKYEKEAAEILDLPAGVHQAAMIPTAFYTGHTFKPAPRQPLDEVLHIDRW; encoded by the coding sequence CCGGTCCCGCTGGAGCTCATCCGGACCGCGCTCGACATCGCGCTGCAGGCACCGAGCGGCTCGAACACGCAGAAGTGGCAATGGCTGGTGATCACCGACGCCGACCAGCGCGCCGCGCTCGGCAAGGTCTACCAGCGCTCCTGCCGCGAGTACCTCGACTCCTCCAACGCCGCCGGCAAACTCTTCGCCGACGACCCCGAGCGCTCGAAGGTCCAGCAGCGCGTCGGATCCAGCGTCGAGTACCTCGCCGACAAGATGGGCGACGTGCCGGTACTGGTCATCCCCTGCCTGCAGACCGGATCGGCCGAGCTGCCCGCCGGAAACCAGGCGGGCATGTGGGCTTCGCTGCTGCCCGCGGTCTGGAGCTATATGCTGGCGTGCCGCGCTTTCACGCTCGGCACCGCGTACACGACGCTGCACCTGAAGTACGAGAAGGAAGCGGCGGAGATCCTCGACCTGCCCGCCGGTGTGCACCAGGCCGCGATGATCCCGACCGCGTTCTACACGGGACACACGTTCAAGCCCGCGCCACGCCAGCCGTTGGACGAGGTACTGCACATCGACCGCTGGTGA
- a CDS encoding serine/threonine-protein kinase has product MSAPAELVAALPQYAIGDEIGVGGMGVVFAGVHRSLNRQVAIKQLPWDMVDHKMSAELFDREARVLASLDHPHIVPVYDYVRSGRENLLVMERLDGGTVYDRFHGAGVSGEQACAIGLAMLAGLHAAHNAGVLHLDVKPKNLLFTTQGVMKVADFGIAQVISEGATLVTHGGDVLGTPAYIAPEQAMGNALSPAADVYSAGTVLYELLSGELPFDNTRGAIAMMRQHMFTDPKPIANVPAPIAAVVMRALGRELDGRYREAESFAADLAAAATKVYGQGWLERSRVPVLHLTPRVMAGLATGATTQPVADSRTMPVQRPQPPADHTLNATRADLAPSTPEPAQSVLWLRLGAVLAFVALFVLAFVTPQEIPHDASYDPLRAASADLSKPFDLYGSGNPEEVKLELSAAGIPLGSTTATAEADKPGTFKAKTEMPAITRWIVGGTVTATLSAKEIVTQTFTFRTTQHPLASALGAGSLILGLFALAYLESGLRTVRNGHRWRGSSVGGPVLGFLFGAAVWMVVSTMTGHEPSVMYGVGCGVAGAVGAILLVLATRRRHSA; this is encoded by the coding sequence ATGAGCGCTCCGGCCGAGCTGGTCGCCGCACTACCGCAGTACGCAATCGGGGATGAGATCGGCGTCGGGGGGATGGGGGTCGTCTTCGCGGGCGTCCACCGCTCGCTGAACCGGCAGGTGGCGATCAAGCAGCTGCCGTGGGACATGGTCGACCACAAGATGAGCGCCGAGCTCTTCGACCGCGAGGCGCGGGTGCTGGCCAGCCTCGACCACCCGCACATCGTGCCGGTCTACGACTACGTGCGGTCCGGGCGCGAGAACCTGCTGGTCATGGAACGGCTCGACGGTGGCACCGTCTACGACCGGTTCCACGGCGCCGGGGTGAGCGGGGAACAGGCCTGCGCGATCGGGCTCGCGATGCTGGCCGGGCTGCACGCCGCGCACAACGCCGGCGTGCTGCACCTCGACGTCAAGCCGAAGAACCTGCTGTTCACCACGCAGGGCGTGATGAAGGTCGCCGACTTCGGCATCGCGCAGGTGATCAGCGAGGGCGCCACGCTCGTCACGCACGGCGGCGACGTGCTGGGCACGCCCGCCTACATCGCGCCGGAGCAGGCGATGGGCAACGCGCTGAGTCCCGCTGCCGATGTCTACTCCGCGGGCACTGTCCTTTATGAACTGCTCTCCGGTGAGTTGCCGTTCGACAACACGCGTGGCGCCATCGCGATGATGCGCCAGCACATGTTCACCGACCCGAAGCCGATCGCGAACGTGCCGGCGCCGATCGCCGCCGTCGTCATGCGCGCTCTCGGGCGCGAGCTGGACGGCCGGTACCGGGAGGCCGAGTCGTTCGCCGCAGACCTGGCCGCCGCGGCCACCAAGGTCTACGGCCAAGGCTGGCTCGAACGCTCACGCGTGCCGGTGCTGCACCTGACGCCCCGCGTGATGGCGGGGCTCGCGACCGGCGCGACGACCCAGCCGGTCGCCGACTCCCGGACCATGCCGGTGCAGCGGCCGCAGCCGCCCGCCGACCACACGCTGAACGCGACCCGCGCGGATCTCGCGCCCAGCACGCCGGAGCCCGCGCAGTCGGTGCTCTGGCTGCGGCTCGGCGCCGTGCTCGCGTTCGTGGCGTTGTTCGTGCTCGCTTTCGTTACGCCGCAAGAAATTCCGCACGACGCTTCCTATGACCCGTTGCGCGCCGCCTCGGCCGACTTGAGCAAGCCGTTCGATCTTTACGGCTCCGGTAACCCGGAAGAGGTCAAGCTGGAGCTGTCGGCGGCCGGGATCCCACTCGGCTCGACGACCGCCACCGCCGAGGCGGACAAGCCAGGGACCTTCAAGGCCAAGACCGAGATGCCGGCGATCACGCGCTGGATCGTCGGCGGGACGGTCACCGCGACGTTGTCCGCCAAGGAGATCGTCACGCAGACGTTCACCTTCCGCACCACCCAGCATCCGCTGGCGAGCGCGCTGGGCGCCGGCAGCCTGATCCTCGGCCTGTTCGCGCTGGCTTACCTGGAATCCGGCTTGCGGACCGTGCGCAACGGGCACCGCTGGCGCGGCTCCTCGGTCGGCGGGCCGGTGCTCGGCTTCCTGTTCGGGGCGGCGGTGTGGATGGTCGTGTCGACCATGACCGGCCACGAGCCCTCGGTCATGTACGGCGTCGGCTGCGGAGTCGCGGGCGCGGTGGGCGCGATCCTGCTGGTGCTCGCGACCCGTCGGCGTCACTCGGCGTGA
- a CDS encoding AAA family ATPase: MTRPVLGQEWTLAGRGGQLQAVLAAAARGESVVLSGAAGIGKTRLAREVWTRLRAAEWVAATRAGSAIPFGAVSHLLPDGVHADRLALLRQVAARFERAERPAIVVDDAHLLDDASATVIHHLTTRSSVFGLLTIRDGERCPDAITALWKEGRATRVTVPKLTAGAIDSLLGETFEQQLDAVSRQRLSRVSAGNPLLLREILQAGFDSGTLRRRRGRWHWTGAVPATARLGEVVADRLSAAGDAISGVLEVIACGEPLAMTVLEGLASTEAITAAERQGLAVIDHSGNRVLARLSHPLHGEVIRSTMTRSRTRHLAARLAAATISSPMRRRDDALRVGVWQLMAGHAGDAEILLTAAKQAMDRFDLDLAERLARASRDSGGGWRAENVLAQILSHAGHYEASVAALPGSPRDGVDRVTWATVRSDILYWGEGKVAEAEQALEDVGSAPGRRAADGNRSFILMFDSRCADALKVGEAVLAAPDAEPQAVVWAATGAGAAAGLLGDTARASAIYRLGLDVATVHQAEVPWGATQVGCGMLMGLLANARLSEARELADREYKAALRDEAENVVGAWAGFLGATAKAQGDVRVAAASLRESLSLLKEYDTFRLAAPCLASLAGALALAGDGRLASRLLDRARSPRRQASRLFQPWMELDKAWTHAALGDRSAGAATARAAADLARDFGQPTVEGWATRRRCTPG, translated from the coding sequence GTGACCCGACCGGTGCTGGGACAGGAATGGACGCTCGCGGGCAGGGGCGGGCAGCTGCAGGCCGTCCTCGCCGCCGCGGCGCGCGGCGAAAGCGTGGTGCTCTCCGGTGCCGCCGGGATCGGGAAGACCCGCCTCGCCAGGGAAGTGTGGACGCGGCTGCGTGCGGCCGAATGGGTGGCGGCGACCAGGGCGGGCTCGGCGATCCCGTTCGGCGCCGTGTCCCATCTGCTCCCCGATGGCGTCCACGCCGATCGCCTCGCGCTGCTCCGCCAGGTCGCCGCCCGCTTCGAGCGCGCGGAACGGCCCGCGATCGTCGTCGACGACGCGCATCTGCTCGACGACGCGTCCGCCACGGTCATCCATCATCTGACCACCCGGTCGTCGGTGTTCGGCCTGCTCACCATCCGGGACGGCGAGCGCTGCCCCGACGCGATCACCGCGCTCTGGAAGGAAGGCAGGGCCACCCGCGTCACGGTGCCGAAGCTGACGGCCGGCGCGATCGACAGCCTGCTCGGCGAGACGTTCGAGCAGCAGCTCGACGCGGTGAGCAGACAGCGGCTGTCCCGCGTCAGCGCGGGAAACCCGTTGCTGCTCAGGGAAATCCTGCAAGCCGGCTTCGACAGCGGCACGCTGCGCAGACGTCGCGGCCGCTGGCATTGGACCGGCGCGGTGCCTGCCACCGCCCGGCTCGGCGAGGTCGTCGCGGACCGGCTCAGCGCAGCTGGCGACGCCATCTCGGGCGTACTGGAGGTGATCGCCTGCGGTGAGCCGCTGGCGATGACCGTGCTCGAAGGGCTCGCCTCCACCGAGGCCATCACGGCGGCCGAACGGCAAGGCCTCGCGGTCATCGATCACAGCGGAAACCGAGTGCTGGCAAGGCTTTCCCACCCGCTGCACGGCGAGGTCATCCGCTCGACCATGACGAGGTCGCGCACGCGTCACCTCGCGGCCAGACTCGCGGCGGCGACCATCTCGTCGCCGATGCGAAGACGCGACGACGCGTTGCGCGTCGGAGTCTGGCAGCTGATGGCCGGGCACGCCGGCGACGCGGAAATCCTGCTGACCGCGGCGAAACAGGCCATGGACCGGTTCGATCTCGACCTCGCGGAACGCCTCGCGCGCGCGTCACGCGACTCCGGTGGCGGCTGGCGCGCGGAGAACGTCCTCGCCCAGATCCTGAGCCATGCCGGGCATTACGAAGCGTCGGTCGCCGCACTGCCCGGCTCGCCGCGGGACGGCGTCGACCGGGTCACCTGGGCGACCGTCCGTTCGGACATTCTCTATTGGGGCGAAGGGAAAGTAGCCGAGGCCGAACAAGCGCTGGAAGACGTCGGCAGCGCGCCGGGGCGACGTGCCGCCGACGGCAACCGCAGTTTCATCCTGATGTTCGACAGCCGCTGCGCCGACGCGCTGAAGGTCGGCGAGGCCGTGCTCGCCGCGCCCGACGCGGAACCGCAGGCCGTGGTGTGGGCGGCGACCGGAGCGGGCGCGGCGGCCGGTCTGCTCGGCGACACCGCGCGGGCGAGCGCGATCTACCGGCTCGGCCTGGACGTCGCGACCGTGCATCAGGCCGAAGTTCCCTGGGGCGCGACGCAGGTCGGCTGCGGGATGCTGATGGGCCTGCTCGCCAACGCCCGGCTGAGCGAGGCGCGTGAGCTGGCCGATCGCGAATACAAGGCCGCGCTTCGCGACGAGGCCGAGAACGTCGTCGGCGCGTGGGCCGGGTTCCTCGGCGCCACGGCGAAGGCGCAGGGGGACGTGCGCGTGGCGGCGGCGTCGCTGCGAGAGTCGTTGAGCCTGCTCAAGGAGTACGACACGTTCCGGCTCGCCGCGCCGTGCCTGGCTTCACTGGCGGGAGCGCTCGCACTGGCAGGCGACGGGCGGCTCGCGTCGCGGCTGCTCGACCGCGCGCGCAGCCCGCGACGTCAGGCCAGCAGGCTGTTCCAGCCGTGGATGGAGCTCGACAAGGCGTGGACACACGCCGCGCTCGGCGACCGGTCAGCCGGCGCGGCCACCGCGCGCGCCGCCGCCGATCTCGCGCGCGACTTCGGCCAGCCGACCGTCGAGGGCTGGGCGACGCGCCGTCGGTGCACGCCAGGCTGA
- a CDS encoding response regulator transcription factor, whose amino-acid sequence MHARLTALGSLFAPAARGLAAKDPEPLEQAAWIFADRGLLLHAAEAAATAGALYRSDGKRTLANVVLERAAVLAQRCSGARTPLLDASGLRAVLTRREHEVAALAVAGLSSRRIAERLGLSVRTVDNYLGRAYAKFGVRGRAELGRAFHP is encoded by the coding sequence GTGCACGCCAGGCTGACCGCGCTCGGCTCGCTGTTCGCGCCCGCCGCCAGGGGCCTCGCCGCCAAGGATCCCGAGCCGCTGGAGCAGGCGGCCTGGATCTTCGCCGACCGCGGCCTGCTGCTCCACGCCGCCGAAGCCGCGGCCACCGCGGGCGCGCTGTACCGCTCCGACGGCAAACGCACGCTCGCCAACGTCGTGCTGGAACGGGCCGCCGTCTTGGCGCAGCGCTGCAGCGGCGCGCGCACCCCGCTGCTCGACGCGAGCGGCCTGCGCGCGGTGCTCACCCGGCGCGAGCACGAGGTCGCGGCGCTCGCGGTCGCCGGGCTGTCCAGCCGTCGCATCGCCGAGCGACTGGGGCTCTCGGTGCGCACGGTCGACAACTACCTGGGCAGGGCGTACGCGAAGTTCGGCGTCCGCGGCCGGGCGGAACTCGGCCGCGCGTTCCACCCTTAG
- a CDS encoding GntR family transcriptional regulator, with amino-acid sequence MPEIQKVPPKYEQIASPIRDQIIAGELKPGDKVPSGRFLMKLWKVSRPTADAALDLLKHQGYIEARQGSGSYVREALPGDPSAMLTVDVSFRTEFLAVELAPGPAQATHALGEPEETELLRRQLLIHNSEDAPARIQTSWFASALADEAPLLLERAQPPEGVEAYLAATAGHHPTRTLRENSARLATAAERRQLDLANPSAVLEHRVTVFGADGAVLRFDEIVCPPDLWYPESDHPSLSG; translated from the coding sequence ATGCCTGAAATCCAGAAGGTCCCGCCGAAGTACGAGCAGATCGCGTCGCCGATCCGGGACCAGATCATCGCGGGCGAGCTCAAGCCCGGCGACAAAGTCCCATCCGGCCGCTTTCTGATGAAGCTCTGGAAGGTCTCGCGGCCGACCGCCGACGCGGCGCTCGACTTGCTGAAGCACCAGGGCTACATCGAAGCTCGTCAAGGTTCGGGCAGTTACGTCCGCGAGGCGCTGCCCGGCGATCCGTCGGCCATGCTGACCGTCGACGTCAGCTTCCGCACCGAGTTCCTCGCGGTCGAGCTCGCGCCCGGCCCTGCTCAGGCCACGCACGCACTCGGCGAACCCGAGGAGACCGAGCTTCTCCGCCGGCAGCTGCTCATCCACAACAGCGAAGACGCGCCCGCGCGAATCCAGACTTCGTGGTTCGCGTCAGCGCTCGCCGACGAGGCGCCGCTCCTGCTCGAGCGCGCCCAGCCACCGGAAGGCGTCGAGGCCTATCTCGCCGCGACCGCCGGCCACCACCCGACGCGCACGCTTCGCGAGAATTCGGCTCGTTTGGCCACCGCCGCCGAACGTCGTCAACTCGACCTCGCCAACCCGTCCGCAGTGCTCGAGCATCGCGTGACCGTGTTCGGCGCGGACGGCGCCGTGCTTCGTTTCGACGAGATCGTCTGCCCGCCGGACCTCTGGTATCCCGAATCCGATCACCCCTCCCTCTCTGGCTAG
- a CDS encoding HNH endonuclease family protein, with protein MRRNIQFVLAGVAAILAVALVFWLVTANQGTAADPAANAGDARAQLEQLKIAPRGTLDGYDRKKYPHWSNQGQNCNTREFVLKRDGKDVKAGADCNPTSGSWTSPYDGDTWTKPSDVDIDHMVPLAQSWVSGAKDWTNEKREQFANDLTRPQLFTVTDRVNQQKSDKAPDQWKPPLVSFWCTYATDWITVKSYYALTITSAEKSALTLMLDKC; from the coding sequence ATGCGCCGGAATATTCAGTTCGTACTGGCCGGGGTGGCTGCGATACTCGCGGTCGCGCTGGTGTTCTGGCTGGTCACGGCCAACCAGGGCACCGCGGCGGACCCGGCGGCGAACGCGGGTGACGCCCGCGCCCAGCTTGAGCAGCTCAAGATCGCGCCGCGCGGCACCCTCGACGGCTACGACCGCAAGAAGTACCCGCACTGGTCCAATCAGGGACAGAACTGCAACACCCGCGAGTTCGTGCTCAAGCGCGACGGCAAGGACGTCAAGGCAGGCGCCGACTGCAACCCGACTTCGGGCTCGTGGACCAGCCCGTACGACGGCGACACCTGGACCAAGCCGTCCGACGTCGACATCGACCACATGGTCCCGCTCGCGCAGAGCTGGGTCAGCGGCGCCAAGGACTGGACGAACGAGAAGCGCGAGCAGTTCGCGAACGACCTCACCCGGCCGCAGCTGTTCACCGTGACCGACCGCGTCAACCAGCAGAAGAGCGACAAGGCACCCGACCAGTGGAAGCCGCCGCTCGTCTCGTTCTGGTGCACCTACGCGACCGACTGGATCACCGTCAAGAGCTACTACGCCTTGACGATCACCTCCGCCGAGAAGAGCGCGCTGACGCTCATGCTTGACAAGTGCTGA
- a CDS encoding GNAT family N-acetyltransferase, whose amino-acid sequence MDVKVEKSSERSRYEVLADGVLAGFAEYERQGAELAFTHTEIKEEFGGQGLASKLIRAALDDARTQGVGVLPYCPFVCGFVKKNAEYVDLVPEGRRAEFEL is encoded by the coding sequence GTGGACGTCAAGGTCGAGAAGAGTTCCGAGCGGAGTCGCTACGAGGTGCTCGCGGACGGCGTGCTCGCCGGTTTCGCCGAGTACGAGCGGCAGGGCGCGGAGCTGGCGTTCACGCACACCGAGATCAAGGAAGAGTTCGGCGGTCAGGGTTTGGCGAGCAAGCTCATCAGGGCGGCGTTGGACGACGCGCGCACGCAAGGCGTCGGCGTGTTGCCGTATTGCCCGTTCGTCTGCGGCTTCGTCAAGAAGAACGCCGAGTACGTCGACCTGGTGCCCGAGGGCCGGCGCGCCGAGTTCGAGCTGTGA
- a CDS encoding 3D domain-containing protein produces MSTRLGKAFGFVVLSLGALLAAPATANAALPTCQHFYTGTIPDRPVSGGQAPGGTVGAVNVSNRLAAPTGIAGGLGADGKVTFTFNRVPGAVAYRAFRNGQALQWVSDWGQPSFLVTDVSPCNGAHYQVYAMSKEDNSPASLGQISSSFRLNASNKLAAYSIPKGTQYSYRVSAYNDAGQTALGYLAGPGFCAVDARNIPWGTRFYVPGYGHCYAADIGSWIKDDIVDVWLPGTQADNWGIQRLNLVVE; encoded by the coding sequence ATGTCCACACGTCTGGGTAAAGCCTTCGGATTCGTCGTCCTCAGTCTCGGCGCGCTGCTCGCCGCGCCCGCCACCGCCAACGCCGCCTTACCGACCTGCCAGCACTTCTACACCGGCACCATCCCCGACCGCCCGGTCAGCGGCGGCCAGGCGCCAGGCGGCACGGTCGGCGCCGTCAACGTCAGCAACCGCCTGGCAGCGCCGACCGGCATCGCCGGCGGTCTCGGCGCCGACGGCAAGGTCACCTTCACCTTCAACCGTGTGCCCGGCGCGGTCGCCTACCGGGCGTTCCGCAACGGGCAGGCGTTGCAGTGGGTCAGCGACTGGGGCCAGCCGAGTTTCCTGGTCACCGACGTGAGCCCGTGCAACGGCGCGCACTACCAGGTCTACGCGATGAGCAAGGAAGACAACTCGCCCGCGTCGCTGGGGCAGATCTCCTCTTCGTTCCGGCTGAACGCTTCGAACAAGCTCGCGGCTTACTCGATTCCCAAGGGAACGCAGTATTCGTACCGGGTCAGCGCTTACAACGACGCCGGGCAGACCGCGCTGGGATACCTGGCCGGGCCTGGGTTCTGCGCGGTGGACGCGCGGAACATCCCTTGGGGGACAAGGTTTTACGTGCCGGGGTACGGGCACTGCTACGCGGCCGACATCGGGAGCTGGATCAAGGACGACATCGTCGACGTCTGGCTGCCGGGAACGCAGGCGGACAACTGGGGGATCCAGCGCCTGAACCTGGTCGTGGAGTAA